In Phragmitibacter flavus, one DNA window encodes the following:
- the rlmB gene encoding 23S rRNA (guanosine(2251)-2'-O)-methyltransferase RlmB, with protein MPAPSRNNKNRPSSKAKTLYSDSQPREARLNKHAVTDTALKFYEDSDFPALLEGKTDSLVLILDCIQDPHNLGACLRSADAAGCALVIMPKDKTAPISETVRRVACGGAESMPLARVTNLARAMDKLKDLGFWIVGTADESPKSLYQLDLKGNIAIVVGAEGEGMRRLTGEKCDFLGRIPMGDSSTVPCLNVSVATGVCLFEAVRQRQ; from the coding sequence ATGCCCGCTCCATCCCGCAACAACAAAAACCGCCCTTCCTCCAAGGCGAAGACGCTCTATTCCGATTCCCAGCCTCGCGAAGCACGTTTAAACAAACACGCCGTCACCGACACCGCCCTCAAATTTTACGAGGACTCCGACTTCCCCGCCCTTCTCGAAGGCAAGACCGACTCCCTCGTCCTCATCCTCGACTGCATCCAGGACCCTCACAATCTCGGTGCCTGCCTGCGCAGCGCCGATGCCGCCGGTTGCGCGTTGGTGATCATGCCCAAGGACAAAACCGCCCCCATCTCCGAAACCGTCCGCCGCGTCGCCTGTGGTGGAGCCGAAAGCATGCCCCTCGCCCGCGTCACCAATCTCGCCCGCGCCATGGACAAACTGAAAGACCTCGGCTTCTGGATCGTTGGCACCGCCGATGAATCCCCCAAATCCCTCTACCAACTCGACCTCAAAGGCAATATCGCCATCGTTGTCGGAGCCGAAGGCGAAGGCATGCGCCGTCTCACCGGCGAAAAATGCGACTTCCTGGGCCGCATTCCCATGGGCGATTCCTCCACCGTCCCCTGCCTCAACGTCTCCGTCGCCACCGGCGTCTGCCTCTTCGAAGCCGTGCGCCAGCGGCAGTAA